CAGGGGCCTCTGCCGGCTGCTGTCACATGATCGCACAGCATGAGTTTTGCTTCCGGGCCGTTTTATAAAAGGCTTTAAACTGTATTCCCAGCGCTTCGGACTTGGACACCAGGTCATCTAGCTTCCCGCCTCACTCTAACAGAGATTCCGTGGTGTTCTGCAGGATGATTTTGGTCTCATCTAGTTCAGCCTGCACTTTAGTCATGGGGTGAGCTTCTCGGGGGTTCTGGTATCTACTGAGGTGACCATCCAGGCCTGCGTACTGGCTGGTACCAGGGGATCCAACTGGCCAGTCTATCCTGTCGACCTGCTTGGAGAATTCGTCTAGTACCTTCTCCAGCAAGGTAAACGCCACCCAGGATGAGTATTCACTGTCAGCAATGACCACTCCCGCCAGACTGTTGTTTGTCATGTAGACATGGCACAGATATTCTTGTTCTTTGGTAGAAGCTTTGCTGCCTTTCAAGGAGCACTCCACAATCAGTTGACTTGTGGAGGCCATGAATTCCTGAACGCTGGGTCTCTGGAAGAAGCTGAAGGAGGACATATCGTACGCGGCTTTGAGCAGCACCGCTTTGGCATAGCCTTTGTACAGGACGCTGAGGCTGTACAGCTTCATGGCACCGTGCCCTCAGGCTGGCTACCCGCCTGGCCACGGGACCAGCTCGCAGGCAGCAGCGCAGCGCCGCCCCTCGAGACCACCGATGGCTcctaaataaagattttaaatcaaCTGTCTTAAACATACTCCAAGAGCTacaggaaaccatgaacaaagaaCTAAAGCAAAGTAGGAGAACAGTGTttcaacaaatagaaaatatcaataaagagacagaaattatagaaaagagaagaaaaagaaattctggagcccAAAACTACCATAGCTGAAATTGAAAATTTATTACAGGGTTTTGACAGCAGATTGGCAATCAGAATAAGGAGTCAGTGAACTTAAACATACATTACTTGGAATTATCCACTCTGAGCAGAAGAAAggtagaaaaaagaagaacaatgaaCAGAGACTAAGAAACCTTTGGGGCACTCTCAAGAATACTagtataggggacttccctggcggtccagtggttaagactccgcacttccaatacaggggacacaggttcgatccctggtcagggaactagatccctgaatgccgtgtggcacagccaaaaaataaaaaaataaaagaagatgcaCATGGTGATTCTTAGTTAAACAATGTGGGCACAAAATGAGAACtcgataaacatttgttaaaaaaaatagaaaaaaaaaaaatagaatactagTATACATATaataggggtcgcagaaggaaaggagaatgggcagaaagaatatttgaggaaataagaGCTGAAAAcctcataaatttatttaaaaactacaaatgtAGGAAACTCAACAAATTTCAAGTGGATAAACACATAGAGAGCCTGGGCAACACACATAACCAACTCTTAGACAAAAAGAGAATGGGGAAAGTAGCAAACAGAAACAACTTCTCGTGTACagggatcctcaataagattaacagccTATTACTCATCAGAAACTGGAGGCCAGGAAGGAGTctgacaatatatttaaagtttgaaaggttaaaaaaaaaaaaaactaccaggaATTCATTATCAGGGAAAGTATGCCTTAAAACTGATAGTGAAATTTAGAGATGCCTacataaacaaaaactgaaggaGTTCATGCTGACTCACTTATCCTACATGAAATATTAAATGGAGTTCTTTAGACTGAAATAAAGGGATAACAGCAGTACCTCAAAGCCATGGGAACAAATAAAGAACAGTGGTAATGTAACTACATAGGCATACCTAAAAGCCAGtattattgtatttttgatttttaactcACTTTTTCCTATGCAACTTAAGAGATGTGTAAAACAATAATTGTAAATCTGTTACTGAGtgcaaaatgtataaagaagtaaTTTTTGACAATAACAGTATAAAGGGGGACAGTATAGGAGCAATTGTTATATGCTGTTAAAGCTAAGTGAGTATCAACTGAAACTCAGATATTAGTTTAATATAAACTAATAAACTGTAATTTCCAGggtaaccactaagaaaataattttaaaatatacagaaaagtaaatatgAAGGGAATCCAAATGTTATGCACACAGAGACACAAGGAAGCAAGGGAGGaattacaaaacaaagaaaatattggacatatagaaaacaaatagctaaATGGCAGAAGCAATTCTTCCCTTGTTTAgagttactttaaatgtaaatagattaaattctaCATTAAAAGGCAGCAAttgcaggaatttttaaaaaatgattccacTGTATCTTTCTACAAAATGCTCACTTTAAGATACtcaaataggttgaaagtgaaaggatagagaaagatattccatggaaatagtAACCAATCCTAGCTATGCTAATATCAGactaaatagactttaagtcataAAATTGTTACCAGCAATTTTTAAGgacattatatatcaataaaaggaTCGATCCATCAATATGAAACAACCATAAATAATATGCACATAACAACTAAACCCCAAATATTTTGAAGCAAAAATTGAAGAGAGATGGACAGTTCAACTATAATAGTTGGAAACTTCAGTACTCCCCTTATAATAAGTAGAGCAACCAGATGGAAGACCAATAAGGAAATAAAGGACTGAGCAACTCTGTAAACCAACAAGACGTAACAGACATGTACAGAACACTCCAT
Above is a window of Balaenoptera ricei isolate mBalRic1 chromosome 19, mBalRic1.hap2, whole genome shotgun sequence DNA encoding:
- the LOC132354132 gene encoding synaptobrevin homolog YKT6-like translates to MKLYSLSVLYKGYAKAVLLKAAYDMSSFSFFQRPSVQEFMASTSQLIVECSLKGSKASTKEQEYLCHVYMTNNSLAGVVIADSEYSSWVAFTLLEKVLDEFSKQVDRIDWPVGSPGTSQYAGLDGHLSRYQNPREAHPMTKVQAELDETKIILQNTTESLLE